The Hydrogenobacter thermophilus TK-6 genome window below encodes:
- a CDS encoding BadF/BadG/BcrA/BcrD ATPase family protein, producing the protein MLLGIDIGSTTCKYVLADDSGKIIDKAYERHNTRQAEKVLEFLIKLEELYGLRAGRDRVYLTGSGAGQITKLIGGKFIQEVVAVSVAVERLHPRVRFVSEIGGEDMKTIFIKEEGGKKSRQVYMQNVCAGGTGTFIEKSARKLGIDQQKLSSMGYRGYTLHRISSKCGIFAEADVNSLVKAGVPVEEIIASLFEAVVYQNLSQLTKGNTPLPEVLLLGGPNLFFRGLQEAWRHHLKELWKVRGVGDFSEEEMQKLVYVPENSLFYASLGCIYTAMEEEEGGVYQGREKLEWWVKEGQYEEKLKEGKRGLVSSEEELEAFMRKYSHSVGKRIQPKKVPEVIVGCDFGSTTAKAVCITPEKELVFSCYTMSKGNPIEDAKEIFRQIKEYLGSGKVLSLGITGYGKDLLKDILGADVAIVETVAHATAGLHFFPDADCICDVGGVDVKIMILRQGSVVDFRLNSQCSSGNGAFLQGVAERFNIPLSQIAERAFLAKAIPNFTMGCGVFLQSDIVNQQRKGWQAEEILAGLCYVLPLNVWIYAGNINNLAQVGRKFILQGGTHRNLAVVKAQVDFIKSRVPDAEVYVHPYSGEAGAIGAALVALEHWRKTKSTRFRGFQTVENLEYVATTSKDTVCHWCPVNCQRTFIDVKLQEGEGRPWSKVPLPKGWVRLIVNNSCPKGLVEDEKELRVIKERMEKVKSSFPNISDFVRKEAFRRLTRT; encoded by the coding sequence ATGCTGTTGGGTATAGACATAGGGAGCACCACATGCAAGTATGTACTTGCGGATGATAGTGGCAAAATAATAGATAAAGCTTACGAAAGGCACAACACCAGGCAGGCGGAGAAGGTACTGGAGTTTCTTATAAAGCTTGAGGAATTATACGGGCTCAGAGCTGGAAGAGACAGGGTTTATCTAACAGGTTCGGGCGCAGGGCAGATAACCAAACTCATAGGCGGTAAGTTTATCCAGGAGGTGGTTGCTGTAAGCGTTGCAGTTGAAAGGCTCCATCCGCGCGTGAGGTTCGTAAGCGAAATAGGAGGGGAGGACATGAAGACCATCTTCATAAAGGAGGAGGGGGGAAAGAAAAGCAGGCAGGTGTATATGCAGAATGTGTGCGCAGGTGGTACTGGTACCTTCATAGAGAAGTCTGCAAGGAAGCTGGGAATTGACCAGCAAAAACTCTCCAGTATGGGATACAGAGGCTACACACTACACAGGATAAGCTCCAAGTGCGGTATATTTGCGGAAGCGGATGTCAACTCTTTGGTAAAGGCGGGGGTTCCAGTGGAGGAGATCATTGCCTCCCTGTTTGAGGCTGTGGTCTATCAGAACCTGTCCCAGCTCACAAAGGGAAACACACCCCTCCCCGAGGTGCTTCTCCTGGGAGGTCCAAACCTGTTTTTCAGAGGTCTTCAAGAGGCATGGAGGCACCACCTTAAAGAGCTCTGGAAAGTCAGAGGTGTAGGAGACTTTTCTGAAGAGGAGATGCAGAAGCTGGTTTATGTGCCGGAAAACTCCCTCTTTTATGCCAGTCTTGGGTGTATATACACCGCTATGGAAGAGGAGGAGGGAGGTGTTTATCAAGGAAGGGAGAAGTTAGAGTGGTGGGTAAAGGAAGGACAGTACGAGGAAAAGCTCAAAGAGGGCAAGAGAGGACTTGTAAGCTCGGAGGAGGAGCTTGAGGCTTTTATGAGGAAGTACTCGCATAGCGTAGGCAAAAGGATACAACCCAAAAAAGTGCCGGAGGTGATAGTAGGCTGTGATTTTGGTTCCACAACGGCAAAAGCGGTTTGCATAACTCCCGAGAAGGAGCTGGTCTTTTCCTGCTACACCATGAGCAAAGGAAACCCAATAGAGGATGCAAAGGAGATATTCAGGCAGATAAAGGAGTATCTTGGCAGTGGGAAAGTCCTTAGTCTTGGAATCACGGGCTATGGTAAGGACCTGCTTAAAGATATCCTCGGAGCGGATGTTGCTATAGTGGAAACAGTTGCTCATGCTACCGCAGGACTGCATTTTTTCCCCGATGCGGACTGTATATGCGATGTGGGTGGAGTAGATGTAAAGATCATGATACTCAGACAAGGCTCTGTGGTAGACTTTAGATTAAACTCCCAGTGCTCTTCGGGAAACGGCGCCTTTCTGCAGGGAGTGGCGGAGAGGTTTAACATACCACTTAGCCAGATAGCGGAAAGAGCCTTCTTGGCAAAGGCTATACCTAACTTCACCATGGGCTGTGGAGTCTTCTTACAGAGCGATATAGTAAACCAGCAAAGAAAAGGCTGGCAGGCGGAGGAGATACTGGCGGGTCTGTGCTATGTTCTACCTCTAAATGTCTGGATATACGCAGGAAACATAAACAACCTGGCGCAGGTGGGTAGGAAGTTCATACTTCAGGGTGGGACGCACAGAAACCTTGCGGTGGTAAAGGCTCAGGTGGACTTTATAAAGTCCAGGGTCCCCGATGCGGAAGTTTATGTACACCCATACTCCGGTGAAGCTGGAGCTATAGGCGCAGCGCTGGTAGCTCTGGAACACTGGCGGAAGACTAAAAGCACAAGGTTCAGAGGTTTTCAAACCGTAGAGAATCTGGAGTATGTGGCTACCACATCAAAGGACACTGTTTGCCACTGGTGTCCCGTGAACTGTCAGAGGACCTTTATAGATGTTAAACTGCAGGAAGGCGAGGGAAGACCCTGGAGTAAAGTACCCCTTCCAAAAGGCTGGGTGAGGCTCATCGTAAACAACTCCTGCCCGAAGGGTCTTGTGGAGGATGAGAAGGAGCTAAGAGTTATAAAAGAGAGGATGGAAAAGGTGAAAAGCTCTTTTCCCAACATATCCGATTTTGTGAGAAAGGAAGCTTTCAGGAGGCTCACTCGTACCTAA